A single window of Salvia splendens isolate huo1 chromosome 6, SspV2, whole genome shotgun sequence DNA harbors:
- the LOC121809445 gene encoding uncharacterized protein LOC121809445 encodes MGEEETAPSSSSTTQNQQLKQAILQISSLISVSHSIKVFTAKWQAARIKLEELFSHLAAIENCGLGAQNEPLSAAVEDILATLANYGELARRCSESSYSGKLLMQSDLDMLTARLDAHTGSLREIYAAGLLEQSHALVVSRPSCSSASKDDVRFYLNDVVSRLKIGGKIMKLEALIAFNEVIREDDRCVKIAIEIDGFVNLLVNLLDFHEEEVVEEAAAAVSSITVFPPGKSALIAAGVIAPLIRVVESGTELSKEFAARCLMKMTENSDNVWAVSAHGGVPALLKICCSDGASGSELVCLACGVLKNLAAVEEIKRFMVEDGAVAGLVDLAGSRGDEAVQISALDLLQTMAYRDESIRENIITHGGIPTLVGIMDPARAVSTKTREVAFRSMTMICLSCERSMLSSGLADHILHFLRFGEGPVQELALKASFWLCGASEYAKKAMGDAGFMPVIVKFLDSKSFEIREIAAETLSSMLVVPKNRKRFVQDDENVVVLMQMLDPEQGGSGNKKLLLSILMSLARSNSARKKMLSSGYLKNIEKLAEDEGGDDAKKIVRKLSSSRFRNVFNVFRHA; translated from the coding sequence ATGGGCGAGGAAGAAACCGCCCCCTCGTCCTCATCAACAACACAAAACCAACAATTAAAGCAAGCAATTCTTCAAATTTCCTCTTTAATTTCAGTTTCCCATTCAATCAAGGTCTTCACCGCGAAATGGCAGGCGGCGAGGATCAAGCTCGAGGAGCTGTTCTCTCACCTCGCCGCAATCGAGAACTGCGGATTGGGCGCCCAAAATGAGCCTCTGTCCGCGGCGGTGGAGGATATTCTGGCTACGCTGGCAAATTACGGCGAGCTAGCGCGGCGGTGCTCGGAGTCCTCCTACAGCGGGAAGCTCCTCATGCAGAGCGATCTCGACATGCTCACGGCGAGGCTCGACGCCCACACCGGTAGCCTCCGCGAAATCTATGCGGCGGGGCTGCTCGAGCAGAGCCACGCACTCGTCGTGTCGAGGCCGAGCTGCTCCTCCGCCTCCAAAGACGACGTGCGTTTCTACCTCAACGACGTCGTTTCGAGGCTCAAAATTGGAggtaaaattatgaaattggaAGCCCTAATCGCCTTCAACGAAGTGATTCGAGAAGATGATAGATGCGTCAAGATCGCTATAGAGATCGACGGCTTCGTCAACCTACTTGTCAATTTACTTGATTTTCAcgaggaggaggtggtggaggaggcCGCCGCAGCGGTCTCCTCCATCACCGTATTCCCGCCGGGGAAATCCGCGCTCATCGCCGCCGGCGTGATTGCGCCGCTGATCAGAGTGGTGGAGAGCGGCACCGAGCTGAGCAAGGAGTTCGCGGCAAGGTGCTTGATGAAAATGACGGAGAATTCCGACAACGTTTGGGCGGTTTCCGCCCACGGCGGCGTCCCCGCTCTGTTAAAAATCTGTTGCAGCGACGGCGCTAGCGGGAGTGAGCTGGTTTGCTTGGCTTGTGGGGTGCTGAAGAATCTCGCGGCTGTGGAGGAGATCAAGCGGTTCATGGTGGAAGACGGCGCCGTGGCCGGCCTCGTCGACCTGGCCGGAAGCAGGGGCGACGAGGCGGTGCAGATTAGCGCTCTTGATCTTTTGCAGACAATGGCTTATAGAGATGAATCAATTCGGGAGAATATCATTACACACGGCGGAATTCCGACGCTTGTCGGGATCATGGACCCGGCTCGGGCAGTTTCTACGAAAACGAGAGAGGTCGCGTTTCGAAGCATGACGATGATATGCTTGTCGTGCGAGAGGTCGATGTTGAGCTCGGGTTTAGCGGATCACATACTACATTTCCTCCGGTTCGGGGAGGGTCCAGTCCAGGAACTGGCCTTAAAGGCTAGTTTCTGGCTGTGTGGGGCGTCCGAGTACGCTAAAAAGGCGATGGGGGACGCAGGGTTCATGCCTGTAATCGTAAAGTTTCTCGATTCCAAGTCGTTCGAGATAAGGGAAATAGCGGCAGAGACGCTGTCGAGCATGCTCGTGGTGCCTAAGAATAGGAAGAGGTTCGTGCAGGATGATGAGAACGTTGTCGTTTTGATGCAAATGCTTGACCCCGAGCAAGGGGGCTCGGGGAATAAGAAGCTTCTGCTTTCGATTTTGATGTCGTTGGCAAGGAGTAATAGCGCCAGGAAGAAAATGTTGAGTTCGGGATACCTTAAAAACATCGAGAAGCTAGCCGAGGACGAGGGTGGGGATGATGCGAAGAAGATTGTCAGGAAATTGTCTTCCTCTAGATTTCGTAATGTATTCAATGTTTTCCGGCATGCTTGA